A portion of the Desulfuromonadaceae bacterium genome contains these proteins:
- a CDS encoding NADH-quinone oxidoreductase subunit J — MSVTRRNPVHAVIYLVLGFFALALIFYLLGAPLIAAWEVIVYAGAIMVLFLFIIMILQLAPQDLPAAAGYGRWLPALLLGGTIAACSVLLIMTDPLASSRLPSFYAAPRAFGQALFCHYALAVEAASLQLLFAAVGAWYIGRPDSRKGSK; from the coding sequence ATGAGCGTGACGCGGCGTAATCCGGTGCATGCGGTGATCTATCTGGTGCTGGGGTTCTTTGCCCTGGCGCTGATCTTCTACCTGCTCGGCGCGCCGCTGATTGCCGCCTGGGAGGTGATTGTTTATGCCGGGGCGATCATGGTGCTGTTCCTCTTTATCATCATGATCCTGCAACTGGCCCCGCAGGATCTCCCCGCCGCCGCCGGTTACGGACGCTGGCTGCCAGCGTTGCTCCTCGGGGGGACGATTGCCGCCTGCTCGGTGCTGCTGATCATGACCGACCCGCTGGCAAGCAGTCGCCTGCCGTCGTTCTACGCCGCGCCGCGCGCCTTCGGCCAGGCGCTCTTTTGCCACTATGCACTGGCGGTCGAGGCGGCCTCGCTGCAATTGCTCTTCGCCGCGGTCGGCGCCTGGTACATCGGGCGTCCCGATAGCCGAAAGGGGTCAAAATGA
- the nuoI gene encoding NADH-quinone oxidoreductase subunit NuoI — protein sequence MGLWRDISGTWKPMWITLRYLFRKPVTIEYPEQKRTPPPRYRAQLILTRDPEGKERCVACYLCSAACPVDCISLQAAEDADGRRYAAWFRINFARCIFCGLCTEACPTLAIQTSIHYEICKRDPLSLVFEKEDLLVDHGGKDKFYNFYKHAGIGVCKPRGGGDGEYGPVDVKDLLP from the coding sequence ATGGGTCTCTGGCGCGACATATCCGGCACCTGGAAACCGATGTGGATCACCCTCCGCTACCTGTTTCGCAAACCGGTGACCATCGAATATCCGGAGCAGAAGCGGACCCCGCCCCCCCGTTACCGGGCGCAACTGATCCTGACCCGCGACCCGGAGGGGAAAGAGCGCTGCGTTGCCTGTTACCTGTGCAGCGCCGCATGCCCGGTCGACTGCATCTCCCTGCAGGCCGCCGAAGACGCCGACGGTCGCCGTTACGCCGCCTGGTTCCGGATCAACTTCGCCCGCTGTATCTTCTGCGGACTGTGCACCGAGGCGTGCCCGACACTGGCGATCCAAACCAGCATCCATTACGAAATCTGCAAACGTGATCCACTCAGTCTGGTCTTCGAGAAAGAAGACCTGCTGGTCGATCACGGCGGCAAGGATAAATTCTACAACTTTTACAAACACGCCGGCATCGGCGTCTGCAAACCGCGCGGTGGCGGCGACGGCGAATATGGGCCGGTGGATGTGAAGGATTTACTGCCTTAA
- a CDS encoding GxxExxY protein — protein MTYTKLAKQKTGLLINFNERLLKDGIKRLVLSPSS, from the coding sequence TTGACCTACACGAAACTTGCAAAACAAAAAACAGGACTTTTGATCAACTTCAACGAAAGGCTGCTCAAGGACGGAATCAAGCGATTAGTATTATCACCCTCTTCGTGA
- the nuoK gene encoding NADH-quinone oxidoreductase subunit NuoK: MTVPFGHVLILAALLFAIGLGSVLARRTLIMILIGVEIMVSAAVLVLVAASAFWQQLDGQLFVLFLLTTTAAEVAIALALVVTLRRRTGTTDADAFSELRG; the protein is encoded by the coding sequence ATGACCGTCCCGTTCGGGCATGTTCTGATCCTCGCCGCCCTCCTCTTCGCCATCGGTCTCGGTTCGGTGCTGGCCCGCCGCACCCTGATCATGATCCTCATCGGTGTTGAAATCATGGTCAGCGCCGCCGTGCTGGTGCTGGTTGCAGCCTCGGCATTCTGGCAGCAGCTGGACGGTCAACTCTTCGTGCTCTTTTTGTTGACCACGACTGCGGCAGAGGTCGCCATCGCCCTGGCGCTGGTCGTCACCTTGCGGCGACGGACCGGCACGACTGACGCCGATGCGTTCTCGGAGTTGCGCGGATGA
- the nuoH gene encoding NADH-quinone oxidoreductase subunit NuoH has protein sequence MLELLISGLLILIKLVLIFGVVLGLAAYLVLAERKILGRMQMRPGPNRTGPCGLIQPLADLIKLLSKEDFMPADADKLVYLFAPGLTALVALLTFAVVPFSPPLHIFGRELPMVVCDLNVGVLYFLAFSSLAVYGVVLGGWASGSKYALIGSIRALSQLVSYELAMGLAIAPVIMAARSFSLTDIVMAQKQLPFILTQPLGFLIFVVCIFAESKRTPFDMPEAENEIVAGFHTEYSGMRFGLFFVGEYINLVILGSMTTVFFLGGWHGPLLPPIVWFAGKALFVAFVFIWVRGSQPRLRYDQLMNIGWKVLLPLGLLNLLVTGAALLWMNG, from the coding sequence CTCATCAGCGGATTATTGATTCTGATTAAACTGGTGCTGATCTTCGGCGTGGTGCTCGGTCTGGCGGCCTACCTGGTGCTGGCGGAACGCAAGATCCTCGGGCGCATGCAGATGCGCCCCGGTCCCAACCGTACCGGACCCTGCGGCCTGATTCAGCCCCTCGCCGACCTGATCAAGCTGCTCAGCAAAGAAGATTTCATGCCTGCCGATGCCGACAAGCTGGTCTATCTCTTCGCCCCCGGCCTGACCGCACTGGTCGCCCTGCTGACCTTCGCGGTGGTGCCGTTTTCGCCGCCGCTGCACATCTTCGGGCGCGAGCTGCCGATGGTGGTCTGCGATCTGAATGTCGGGGTGCTCTACTTCCTGGCGTTTTCCTCGCTGGCAGTCTACGGGGTTGTTCTCGGTGGCTGGGCGTCGGGGTCGAAATACGCCCTGATCGGTTCGATCCGCGCCCTCTCCCAGCTGGTCTCCTACGAGCTGGCGATGGGGCTGGCGATTGCGCCGGTGATCATGGCCGCGCGGTCATTCTCGCTGACCGACATCGTCATGGCACAAAAGCAGCTGCCATTTATCCTGACGCAACCGCTCGGCTTCCTGATTTTCGTGGTCTGCATTTTTGCCGAATCGAAACGCACGCCGTTCGACATGCCGGAGGCGGAGAACGAGATTGTCGCCGGATTTCATACCGAATATTCGGGGATGCGCTTCGGTCTCTTTTTCGTTGGTGAATATATCAACCTGGTCATCCTCGGCAGCATGACCACGGTCTTTTTTCTCGGCGGTTGGCACGGCCCGCTGTTGCCGCCGATCGTCTGGTTCGCTGGCAAGGCGTTGTTTGTCGCCTTCGTCTTCATCTGGGTACGCGGCAGTCAACCGCGCCTGCGTTACGATCAGTTGATGAATATTGGCTGGAAAGTCCTGCTTCCCCTCGGTCTGCTCAATCTGCTGGTGACCGGAGCGGCGCTGCTCTGGATGAATGGATAG